The nucleotide window CATCATTAATAAGATCATGACATATGTTGGGGCTATGCATATATCCCTGCAGCAATACTGTGAAAGTCCATCATCACCCTCCCATGAAGGCAAAGTGTTCCTGGCTCTCTGGAGCAATGTCCATTAAGAGGAATGCATTGGCCAAGTCCACCACACAGTGGCACCATCCCAGTTCTGTTGTCAGGTGGTCTATCAAATCCATGATAGATGGCACAGCTGCCAAGCCGTGCAAAACATCCACCCCAGCCTGTCCTCAGGCATGGGAGAGACATACACAGTGCATAAGCGGGGAGCCAAGCGGCCGATGCCAAGGTCCGAAGGTACAGGTTTCACTTTCACTGACCAGCTTTCATAACTGTCAATAAATGCAGCTCTGCCCGGAAACTTATTCAGGTTTAGGGACCAGTAGATTGCCGAGTCCACATACAGCCTTTGGTTGTCCGTTGTCCCCCTAAGTCCGGCACCTTGGCCAGTTCCCAATCAAACAGGAAAGGCTTTACATTTCTGCCTGACTGCAGCAGGTAATCTTTGAGCTGGAACGCTCTGGCGGGACCGAGTCACCCAGCAATGTCCTTTTCACGAATGACTTGCACAAGTCTGTATACGACTGCCATCTACTGACAGTTTCTGGTATTTCACTGGCATCAGTCCACACTGTAATTAAAGAAGCCAGCTTTTCCATCTCAGAGGCGGAGCAGGAAATGGATCAGCTCCTTTGtcccagagagagagaattcaggaAGGGAGGGGCTCCCCCAGATGCTACTGGCACTGCTTACCTAACTCTCGCAACTCAGTGGGGGTACAAACACTATATGAAATGTGCTTCACTATGGTAGGGAGTCTCTAGGCCCACCCTTGGGGCCCAGTGGCTGTTCATGCTCTATTTTCTGGCAGACCACTGGGTGAGCCTGTAATGGAggttcttcctcctccctgcgTTGTGTCCAGCAGAGACTGGGCATGCACTTCTTGCAGCACAGTCACAAATGCCCATCTGACTCTGTTGGCAAAGGCACACTCCTCAGTGCTGTGCACTTCCAGGTGCTTCAGCTCCTTCTCCACACTTGTGGAGGGCCTGTCCAGTGTCGCCCATGTTTCCACCAGAGCCCATCCTCGCACCACGGCTGCCACTGGGTGCCACAGCTCATGCTGTGGCTGCATAGCCGGCCCGggagcctgggagctggagaccCACTCACCTCATCCTGCCCACTATGCCAAATGTCAGGTTCAAGCCCCAGCTGAGGTCTGAGGGGAGTAGGTGGATGGGGGGGCAGGGAGCTGGAAGAACACTTGAGAGACAGCAGGTAGATGGGACATGGCTTTACTCAGCAGCTCTTTCACAGTGTCAGTGCTGCATTTATACACCTCACAACAGTGTCTTAGAGCCAGGTGATGAGCCTCCCCAGGTTATGGCTACATAACTGTGATTGTATAATGCATGGAATTGTGTGCCTGCGCTCCAATCCCACTGAGTCATGCAGGATGTTTACCTCGGCCTATGCCTGCCTGGCTGCAGCACAGCCATGTTCCTTATGTCCACATACCAGGCACTGTTATACAGACGTTATACACTCACTTAATGCTTACAATGGCCCTATCTACTATCACTATGCCtattacagataaggaaaggGAGGCACAGAGCTAGTAGGTAGTAAAACCAGGATGACGACGACCTCAGGAAACCTGGGTTCAGAACACTTAACCAGATTATGATGGGAGGTGAGAAGAACCAGGAAGGAGGAAAGCAGGAGAAAGGAAGGTTCTTGAAACAAAGGACAAGTGAGTTTCTGGAAGTGGGCAGTATCCTCAGCCCAGTTGCCTGAGAAGAGGCCATGGAAAATGGGAATTGAGGGAAGTCTCTTTGGTTACTTCTGCAGGCGAAATCTTAGTGGTGTTGGCAATTTGCAGCCTACAGTGTGTGGAAGGCTTAGTAGGAGGTGAGGACTAGAATCAGGGACTGAGGGCTTTCTTTCAAGTTCAGTcttgaaggggaagaaagagagtgGCAGACTGAGGAGGTGGCGAAGACCAGGGGCAGCCTGTGCTCTCTCCAGGGCAAGGGCTTGGTGATGTTTTCAGCTTCCTTGATGTTTCTGAGAGAAACTGAAGGGCCTCCAGCCCATAGATCAGAGGAACCTGCAGAAACCCTACTTTCAGCTGACttttaatgtgaatattttgCCAGTTTTTTGGGCAAGTGTCACATCAGATATAACTGAGGGTCTCACTAGCAGGCAGCCAAGGTTTGTTAATTCAGTCCTATTTCTTTTGGTCCAGGGCCTTCTATCCTTCTTCTTCCCCTCACTGCAGTACCTTGACCACAGATAAGACCTGGTACAGCCATCCTTCATTATCTATGGGGGATTCATTCCAGGATCCCCACTGATACCAAAAGTTGTGGATGCTCGAGacttacataaaatggcatatGGTATTTGcctataacctacacacatcctcctgtatacttttttttttttaaagagatggagtctctacactgttacccaggctggagtacagcagcacaatcatagcttactgcatccttgaactcctgggctctcaggtgatcctcctgcctcttcctcctgagtagctgggactgcagtagTGTGGCACCAGGCTCAGCTTCTcttgtacactttaaatcatctctagattacttataaaccaaatacaatataaatgctttgtaaatccttgttatattgtatttttatttgtattttttaattgttgtttttgttatttttttcccagatatTTTCCAGCTGTGGTTAATTGAACCTCTTGATATAGAAtcaattgtattagttttctattgctgtataacattTACCTCAAATTTATCAGCTTAAAACAaaatctgggctgggtgcagtggctcatgtctttaatcccagcactttgggaggccgaggcagatcttttgaggtcaggagttcaagatcagcctggtgaacatagtgaaaccccatctctactaaaaatacaaaaattagctgggcatggtggtacacgcctataatcccagctacttgggaggctgaagcaggagaatcttttgaacatgggaggtggaggttgcagtgagctgagatcatgccactgcgctccagcctgggcgacagggcgagactctgtctcaaaataaacaagcaaaaaaaagaaaaaatcagcttGTTTGTTCCAGTTCTCTAGGTCAGAAGGCCAGGCAGGCTCAGCTGAGTTCAGTATTAGGGTCTTCCCAGGCCAAAGCCAAAGAGTTGGTAGGGCTGGGCTCTTATCTGGAAGCTCTGAGAGGAATCTACTTATGAGGTCATTGAGGTTGTCGGTAGAATTCAGCTCCTTGGGATCAGTCCAGTCAGTCTGGACTTGCTATCTCATATTGAAAGTCCTGAGGATTAGGGCAGGAAATCGTTAGAGTCGTCTTAGAATTTAGACAACCACAGACCTGCTTGTTAATGGGATAACTGAGCAAGTCACTGAGAGGAGCTTCCTAGAGAGACCAGGAAGTGCCCTGGATCCTCAccaatttcagtttttttcctgatTAGTCCGGGGCTTGGGGATGTCCAGGATCACCCCAGGACATCCTTTGGAACCTTACTGTGGGATTCAGGCTTGGGGTGGTGTAGAGGATTAAGCTGCAGAAGCATTGAACATGGAGAAATTTCTGCAGCAGTTCCCCAGAGATGTCTCTGGGCCCCTGGGCAGGAGAGAAGGGACTACTTGCAAGTTTACTGGTTAATAATTATTTCCCACCTTTCAGGAATCTTCTGCAGAAATAGCGCTGGAAGCTAGAGTGAGGCCTGAGTACTGCCTTGGCCCAGGATGGCTAGAGAATTAAGTGAAAGCACAGCCCTGGATGCCCAGCCTACAGAAGACAAGATGGAGCTTCTGGTCATAAAGGTGGAGGAAGAAGAGGCCGGTTTTCCCAGTAGCCCAGATCTGGGCTCTGAGGGCTCCCGCGAGCGCTTCCGAGGCTTCCGCTACCCGGAGGCTGCAGGTCCCCGCGAGGCGCTGAGCCGGCTCCGAGAGCTCTGCCGACAGTGGCTGCAGCCTGAGATGCACAGCAAGGAGCAGATCCTGGAGCTGCTGGTGCTGGAGCAGTTCCTGACCATCCTGCCTGGGAAACTGCAGAGCTGGGTGCGGGAGCAGCATCCAGAGAGcggggaggaggtggtggtgctGTTGGAGTATTTGGAGAGGCAACTGGATGAGCCGGCGCCGCAGGTAGAAAGAACTTAGTATCTGAGCGCTGTGGTCTGTTTCCTCCTGAAATCTCAACATCGGAGTGAGGGGCATTCCTTTAAGATCCAGGAGTTCTCCATCTCTTTTTGTACCGTGAACCTCCTTGGCAGTAAGGTGAAGTCCCCGGACTCCTTCtcagaatactttttttaaaatacataaaccaTTAAGGGTTACAAAAGAACACAATCATATCAACATACAGTTAGCAAAGTATTAAATTTGTATTAAAGtcatatatgtgtttttttaaattagtacaCTAAATAAGACCTAGGGACAGGGCTTATAACTGGCAATTACAAAGCAGTGATAAGTATCTATTTGCCTGATTGTAATGTGATGTAAAAACATCTACAGGTTCTATTGGTGACAAAGTCCTGGGTACTGCTTATGCTACTTTGATTTGTTGCTTCCATTCATAATTGAAGGAAATACTTTCTCTTAAAGACCAGTTAAAAATAAGATTAGTTTTTGTCCTGTTCAAGTTCATGGACTCCGTGGGAAGGAGATCATGGACCACTGGTTATGAACCTATGGTAGAAAATGGGCCTACTTTTACCTCTATGTTCTTCCCTGTTTTATGAGACTGTGTCCTCTTTGCATCATCCTGTGTCCCTGTGCACACACCCTCAGAGGACCTGTGTGGCCAGAGCCTTCTAAATGGTGAGCTGGATACCAAGGTTCTTGACTCGGGTCTATTGCACCCAAGCCCTGTAACAGTGGCAAGTCAGTGCAAGTCTCTTACCTTCGTTCTTTATAAAGGATGTGGGAAATTCTGAGCTGCACATGAGAAAGTAACTTGAAAACTGTAATTTTATAATACTGTAAATGTCTGGAAGTAAACCTGCATTTAATGAGGACATATCATATGCCAGGCCATGTTAGGTGATTTCACATACTATGATGTTATTTGGGTCCCCCAAATGCTGTAAACTAGAGATTGTAATCGCCTTTTCAGATAATAAAAGGTATCAATATTCTCTGAGAATTTTGCACCAGTTTCCAATGGGTTTTCATaaaacacaaatgtatatatgaaGTAGCATAGAGTAATGGTAAGAACATGTGCTTTGGCATCATTCTACCTGAGCTCCCATCCTAGCATTGCCATTTGTTAGCTGCTTAAACTGGCTATGCCTTCATTTCCCTATCagtaaaatgagtataataataCCTCCCTTATAAGATTGTTGTTTTctgtattaaatgagttaacatttatAATGATCTTGGAAATAGTGCCAGCCACCTAGGTAATTCTATGGAAgtgtttgatgaataaatgaaaataagaacaaatgatTTCTAGGTTTCAGGTGTTGACCAGGGGCAAGAACTGCTCTGTTGCAAGATGGCATTGTTGACACCAGCCCCAGAGTCACAAAGTAGCCAATTTCAGCTAATGAAGGCTCTGCTCAAGCATGAATCTCTGGGATGCCAGCCCTTACAAGACAGAGGTAAGGATTATTTTCTAGGCAGTATGAATTCTGCAGACTTCATCCAATTTCATTTAAGGATAGCCAACAAAATTCATTGATAGGTGGTGTATATGCCCATGACAGATCAACTCTCATTTAAGACTGAGACTAAAAGGAGTATTTCCAACATAATGATGGAAAACTTTTTCGACCAAGACTGGACATAGTATATAAGATATTAGTAAAACTTAGGTTTGGAAAGAATTGGTTCttgtttggattttgttttgttgtgttggtttttgttttcttgagacaggtcttgctgtttcaccaaggctggagtgtagtggcatgatctcagctcactgcagcctccacctcctgggctcaaacgatcctctcacctcagcctcctgagtagctgggactataggtgtgcaccaccatgcctggctaatttttttaaaaaatttttgtggatatgaggtctcaccatgttgcccaggctggtctcaaactcttgggctcaagtgatcctcttgcctcggccccccaaggtgctgggattatagtgtaAGCTACCACATTGTGTATACCAGCTACTtgtctttgttcttctttgtttAACTTGTAATTATGGAGGCCTCCAGTGTGGTGGCCAGTTAGCTCTGGGGATGGAACAGTCAGTGAGACTGTTCTTATTCCAGTGGAGCTTACATTTAAGTGGGgaagatggcaaataaacacattaataATACAATTCGTATGACAGTGGGAAGTCCTATGCAGAAAGTAAACAGAATTTGTAAAGCCAACCAGCCAATCTCATAAATTATAGGACTATTGCAAATTAAAGGGTATAAATCTTCTAAATCCTGGGTCTGTTATTAAAGTAATATGAAATTCACTGCATAGGAAATGGCTGTATGTTCTGAGATGTCCTTTCATGTATCTTAAACACATGTACAAGTTCCCAAGACACACATCACTGGGATATTCTAGCCAACATGAGATCTTTATTTTTCAACAGAGGTTCTAGCCTAAACCACCTGTTTTGTGCCCCTTTACAAATTTGCTTCCTGAAGTTATATAAGGAATATATGAGGAATATATGTGCTTCCTGAAGTTATATAAGGAATAATAAGGAAACCTGAAGTTCTTTACTTTCCTGTAAAGCCAGACCCTTACTCTGCTTTTCATAGCCCAGCTTCATCTGACTCCTCTTAGCTTTTCAAATCCAAAGTGAAAAGCACCTTAACAGCTACTAAGGACATACTCGCCCAAAATCTGATTTTTCCTCCTATATCTAGCAAAATTCAAAGGATCTTCAAAtggaaaacttttttatttttatgttctttttatttcacaaCTGCTAACAGGGATCCTGCCTTTTTGCATTGTTTTCATGTATCTGCAGAGCACAACAGGTATGTTTAGCTATAGGATTGCAACAGGTAGGGACAAAGAATTTTGGAAAGGAGCACACTCTGTGTAAACTTGTTTggcaggaatttatttatttagagagacagggtcttagtttgttgcccaggctagagtgcagtggcccaatcacagctcattgcagcttcagactcctgggctcaatcacgTGAGACAGGAATCTATTAATCCAGTTATTTAACTTAGATTCCACAAGGCAGGGAGGCTGAATGCCAGGGTACATCTCATACACAGCTTCTTTCCTTCTTAGTTCTCCAGGTCCCTGTGCTTGCCCATGGAGGGTGCTGCAGAGAAGATACAGTGGTAGCTTCTAGGCTTACTCCAGAGTCCCAGGTGAGCTGGAGCCCCTATCCCTCCCTCAGTGCCCCTCACTACTGTTGAGCTTCCTGTGAAGACTCCTTACTCCCCATTCGCCTATACTCCCATCCTAGATCCTCCATACAGATCTCAAATGGGATCTGCATTTTCTCATCTATCTTGAGGTTATCATTAACTTTATTTAGGTGCCCACTTAAGAGGCTTTTCCTGTTTATTACTAGCTCTTGACAGGGATGGGGATTGGGGGTGCTTCCCAGATCTTCCCTACTCCACCAGTTTGGTCAGCCCCTTCTTCAATGGGATTACCTATTGTTTTAGGGGTTGTTGAAAGTGGAAGATGTGGCCCTGACCATCACCCCTGAATGGACACAGCAGGATTCATCTCAGGGGAATCTCTGTAGAGATGAAAAGCAGGAGAACCATGGCAGCCTGGTCTCCCTGGGTAAGACTAAAGGACACTAATTTCTGTTAAGGTTTCTTGGCATTCTTTGTGCATTAGAACCTGTTGAGTTGTTGGAAGCTGTTGAGCCCTATTGTGTTTGGATTCACAATCACCATTTCTGAAAACCTGTTACTGACTAGCTCCTTActccttcttttttgttgtttttgagagatagggtcttgctcagtcactcgggatagagtgcagtggaacaatcatggctcactgcagcctcaactttttgggctaaagtgatcctcttaccacagcctcccaaaccgctgggactaaaggcatgcaccaccacgcttggctaattttttaatttttattttttgtcgagatggaattttgccatgttgcccaggctggtctcaaactccagggctcaagcaatcttcctgccttggcccctcaaaatgctggaattacaggcatgagcatgagctactgcacccagcctgcttaTCCCTTCTGACCTTgctttctcctctccctgccaGTATTCTAGTTGAGTTAAATGGGTTGAAGACAATACAGTCCCAAGTACAGGTTTGCCTCATAGGAGATGCCCAGTAAATGATGATGTACTCCTTCCTGATCCTATCCCTGACTGAAGAGGAAAGTTGGTGGGCCTCTTTAGAAAATGGGCCTTGGGACCATAGATTGTGAGAGTTAGAGGTGTTCTTAGACATTGACTATAGACCCTGACCTCAGAGATGAGGGTGCAGAGGCTGAGAAGACTGCCTTACTTGTCTGAGGCCACGTAGCTCATCGGTGGCATAAAATTCACAGCACTGAATCCAGTTCTGTTTGGGGACCCTGCCTCTGCCTGGGATATGAGCCGAGACAACTGTCTTTATTGTTTCATTGATCAGTGCCCAATTTCTGAGTCTCCACTTTcactgtttcatttctttctttcttttttttttttttttttttgagattgagtctcactctgtcacccaggctggagtgcagtggtgcaatcttggctcactgcatcctgtaCCTCTCatattcaagctattctcctgcttcagcctcctgactagctgggcttataggcacccaccaccatgcctggctaatttttgtttttttaatagagatggggtttcaccatgttgaccaggctggttttgaactcctgacctcaagtgatctgccagcctcagcctcccaatcgcAGTTTCTCAAAGGTATTTCAGAAATCCTTCCACTTGCTCCATTTAATGTCACTTTCTGTTCAACTCTTTTAGTATCTAATCCTAGATGCATGGCCCTGCCTTACTATTCTTAGAACTTAGAACGACCACATATATCCCCAGCATAGTCCTGGATCCTCACCATCTTCCACCCACTCCCTCCACTCCCAGTGTGTACCTTTCCAATGGCCCCATTCCCATTCTTaggtctccctcctccccagcacTCCTGTTCTCCCCTTTTATTCCCATTCTTATTCTAGCACTTAAATCCTTATCCCAGGCATTTATAGACCTCTGTAATTCTTGCCTCCCTGGTACTCATCACAGAGCTTTCCTTCCATGGCAGGGCATAACCCACAATTGCCGGTTATTTGTTATTTCAGGTGGTGAAAAACAGACTAAGGGCAGGGACTTGCCTCCAGCTGAGAAGCTTCAAGAAAAGGAGCATGGGAAGATATTGTGCCACCTGAGGGAAGACATTGTCCAGATTCCTACATGTGCAGAAGCTGGTGAACAGGAGGGCAGGttacaaagaaagcagaaaaatgccACAGGAGGGAGGCGGCACATCTGCCATGAATGTGGAAAGAGTTTTGCTCAAAGCTCAGGCCTGAGTAAACACAGGAGAATccacactggtgagaaaccctacGAATGTGAGGAGTGTGGCAAGGCCTTCATTGGGAGCTCTGCCCTCGTCATTCATCAGAGAGTCCACACTGGTGAGAAGCCATATGAGTGTGAAGAATGTGGTAAGGCCTTCAGTCACAGCTCAGACCTTATCAAGCACCAGAGAACCCACACTGGGGAGAAGCCCTATGAGTGTGATGACTGTGGGAAGACCTTCAGCCAGAGCTGCAGCCTCCTTGAACATCACAGAAtccacactggggagaagccGTATCAGTGCAGTAtgtgtggcaaagcctttaggcGAAGTTCACATCTCCTGAGACATCAGAGGATCCATACTGGGGATAAAAATGTTCAGGAACCTGAGCAGGGAGAGGCCTGGAAAAGTAGGACGGAAAGCCAGTTGGAAAATGTTGAAACTCCCATGTCTTATAAATGTAATGAGTGTGAAAGAAGTTTCACTCAGAATACAGGCCTCATTGAACATCAAAAAATccacactggtgagaaaccctatcAGTGTAATGcatgtggaaaagccttcacCCGAGTTTCATACCTTGTTCAACATCAGAGAAGCCACGTAGGGAGAAACATCCTATCACAGTGACCCATGCTATACATGCCAGAGTTGGTGCTCATTTGTCACTGATCTGAAGCCACTCCCCCTGGAGTCTCGACTATAGGAATTGTGGGCTGGGCTTTATTTACCACTACACATTATCAGGTGTTAGAAAATATAGACTGGGTTAGACAAATTATCTTCCAAGTTCTAGAAGGTGTTTGGAATCAAAACATATTTGATAGGAGGCTATGGGAGAGTTGTCTAGAATAGGTAAGACCTGAAATGGTTTGTTCTCTCCCATTGGAATTAAATGGATGTTTAGACTGGCTACTTGCCCTAAACCAGCACTTTGTGGTGTCTGTTGGGTGGATGGTtgtgatttgggggctgcttctCTGACCATTCCTTTGGACTGTAATGAATCCTCCACAGTTGGTCAGATTCACAAAGTCTTATATCCCCCTCTGTGCCTTTTCCACAGGtgctaataaatgtttattgaatgtacCAGTGAGATTACCTTCATAGATCTGAAAATCTGATGTTATCCAGGTTTCTGAAGAACTTCTCGCCAAGGCCATTTGTGCTTGTGTCCAATTCTCTGACCTAGATTGTGACTCAATCTAGTGTATTTCTTACCAAGTACATAGGCAGAGCAGAGGTGATGGCAGGGTTACTGTGATTGAAAgaatccatttttttgtttgtttgtttttgagacagagtcttgcactgtctcccaggctggagtgccgtggcacgatctcagttcactacaacctccgcctcctgggttcaagcgattctcctgcctcagcctcctgagtagccaggactacaggcgtgtgccaccacacctggctaattttttatgtttttggtagagacggggtttcaccatgttagccaggatagtctcgatctcctgacctcgtgatcctcctgcttcagcctcccaaagtcttggcattataggcgtgagccaccatgcccggccaagaatcCATATTTCTTTACCAGACTAGGAATTCTATTCTAGTGCAAATGCCTTAAACAGCTTATCACTAAATCATTATGAATGTGTGCCATCCAtggaattgcatttttttttttttaatatgaggtctcactgtgttgcccaggctggtctcgacatcctgggcaatcctcctgcctcaccctctcaaagctctggaattacaggtgtgagccaccatgcccagcccaaatttcATTCTTTAATGTTTTCCTGTTGCTActcttttaagaaaaaacttACCTATTCAGACAGTGTGAAAATCAGTCATCAAGtcagaataaaatgataaatattctaATGCTCCATATCTTAGTTCTCTCCATTTAGTTCTCTTGGGCCTAACCAATGCCTGCTAAAACAATAGACACTATCCTGCCCCACCCTACTACCCAGCATACACTGTATAGTAAACTGCAGCAAAACTTATTCCTGCTAAGTTCATACTTTCTCCTGATGAATGGATTCACACCAAATATTTAAAACGAGTATCACTTATGGTTTCAGAACCCCATTATTAGTGTCTGACGTCTTGGTCTTCTTATACATTGATTCCCAAACTGCCTGTGTGGTAACAGCATCTCAGTTTTTCATGATGACTATTTTAACCATAAATTTAACTCCTCAGGCTATCTACTTTTTTGTTAAACACACTGTGtagatcatcttttttttttcttctcatcatGATAGTCAAAATTTTAGTCTTGTGAATTCAAGTGAGAAAATGTTTAGTCAGCATTATACAAGTAGTATTTATTATGTATACATTCAGTGGAGTTGTTTCTACAAAAGTATTTTGGAATGACTATTCTGCTGCAAACTTTTGTGTAAGTGCTTCACCTTATTCCTACAATAAGGAGAAGTGCACTAACAAAATGAACAATGCAGCAAGGGCTTCAGTCGCAGCTCAGGTCTTATCAAACACCAGAGAACCCATAATGGGAGAAGCCTTATGAGTGTGACAACTGTGGAAAGACAGTTCCTTTTTTGTTAGTATCACTTCTCCTTATTGTAGAAATATGCTTTCATTGTTGGATCTACTCACATTTCTCACTCGATTTCTGGCACCAGCAATCTCTTCCATATTTACAATATCAGTCAAAAACTCGGGAATTCAAACATAACAAGATTTTTCTGGTCACCTTTAATGGTTAATGACTTGGGCATTGTGATATATTATCTCCtgctgtattttgtttagtagaaaTTGAATCATCATCCAAAATCCTTTATAGAAATATCCAAGTCCCTGTTTTTATGCTGGTTTCCAAGGCTTGGTCCTTCAAGGTTTTCAGGGATCTAGGGGACACAAGTCTGACAAATCCTAGtgtaaattatttgtattatagtAATAAACCATATGGTTACTTCGTTTGAGTGGATTCTTAAATTGAGAAAAATGCATTGCATGATTTCTAAACTTCCTAAACATAcattaggattctccagagaaatagaaccgaTGGGatctgtgtgtacatatgtatgtatatgtatgtatgtgtatgcatatatatttgtatttataatattggtttatatatatattatacacactatatatgtgtttgtatatatattttatttattggcaAGAATTGGTTcatatgattatggaggctgagaagtcctagGTTCTCCTATCTGCAAACTAGAGAACTAGCGGAGCCAGTGGCGTGAGCGCCAGTCCAAAGACCCGCAGGTTCAAGACCCAGGAAGAGCCAGTGTTCTAGTTTGAGTCTGAAGGCCAGAAAAGACTGATGTCCCAGTTCAAGATGGGCAGGAGGAATACCCCTTGAGGGAGcatcatcttttttgttttcttcctgtcttcaacTAATCAGATGGGGGCCACCCACATTAGTGGGGGCAGTCTGCCTTACCTAGTCCACTGATGCAATGATTCATCACATTCAAATTCAaacactcagaataatgtttgaccaaatatctgggcactttGTGGTTtggtcaagttgacatataaaactGGCCATCACAATGCTATAGTTTCAACATTAAAACTACAGTATAGTATTACAGTTTCAGTAAAGCATTAAAACATTTAATCCGTGCTTCCCCCTTTTGTCAATTCTTCCAATTGGCAGTAGGAGCCTGGGAAATAATGTTTGTAGCCTCCCTACCCCATTTACGGGTCAG belongs to Macaca thibetana thibetana isolate TM-01 chromosome 4, ASM2454274v1, whole genome shotgun sequence and includes:
- the ZKSCAN3 gene encoding zinc finger protein with KRAB and SCAN domains 3 isoform X1; this translates as MARELSESTALDAQPTEDKMELLVIKVEEEEAGFPSSPDLGSEGSRERFRGFRYPEAAGPREALSRLRELCRQWLQPEMHSKEQILELLVLEQFLTILPGKLQSWVREQHPESGEEVVVLLEYLERQLDEPAPQVSGVDQGQELLCCKMALLTPAPESQSSQFQLMKALLKHESLGCQPLQDRVLQVPVLAHGGCCREDTVVASRLTPESQGLLKVEDVALTITPEWTQQDSSQGNLCRDEKQENHGSLVSLEMGFHHVDQAGFELLTSSDLPASASQSQFLKGGEKQTKGRDLPPAEKLQEKEHGKILCHLREDIVQIPTCAEAGEQEGRLQRKQKNATGGRRHICHECGKSFAQSSGLSKHRRIHTGEKPYECEECGKAFIGSSALVIHQRVHTGEKPYECEECGKAFSHSSDLIKHQRTHTGEKPYECDDCGKTFSQSCSLLEHHRIHTGEKPYQCSMCGKAFRRSSHLLRHQRIHTGDKNVQEPEQGEAWKSRTESQLENVETPMSYKCNECERSFTQNTGLIEHQKIHTGEKPYQCNACGKAFTRVSYLVQHQRSHVGRNILSQ
- the ZKSCAN3 gene encoding zinc finger protein with KRAB and SCAN domains 3 isoform X2, producing the protein MARELSESTALDAQPTEDKMELLVIKVEEEEAGFPSSPDLGSEGSRERFRGFRYPEAAGPREALSRLRELCRQWLQPEMHSKEQILELLVLEQFLTILPGKLQSWVREQHPESGEEVVVLLEYLERQLDEPAPQVSGVDQGQELLCCKMALLTPAPESQSSQFQLMKALLKHESLGCQPLQDRVLQVPVLAHGGCCREDTVVASRLTPESQGLLKVEDVALTITPEWTQQDSSQGNLCRDEKQENHGSLVSLGGEKQTKGRDLPPAEKLQEKEHGKILCHLREDIVQIPTCAEAGEQEGRLQRKQKNATGGRRHICHECGKSFAQSSGLSKHRRIHTGEKPYECEECGKAFIGSSALVIHQRVHTGEKPYECEECGKAFSHSSDLIKHQRTHTGEKPYECDDCGKTFSQSCSLLEHHRIHTGEKPYQCSMCGKAFRRSSHLLRHQRIHTGDKNVQEPEQGEAWKSRTESQLENVETPMSYKCNECERSFTQNTGLIEHQKIHTGEKPYQCNACGKAFTRVSYLVQHQRSHVGRNILSQ